One genomic segment of Paenibacillus thermoaerophilus includes these proteins:
- a CDS encoding carbohydrate ABC transporter permease, with amino-acid sequence MPRKPTPAYRVFQFANLVFLTLLAATMFLPYLNVLAKSLSSANAVEAGKVNLWPVEFSTLNYQYVMQDFTIWRAFGVTVLVTVCGTLINLIMTSSFAYPLSRPEYVGRKYLLLMVLFTMIFSAPLIPTFILIKKLHLMNTLWALMIPSAISAFNFFVMRSFFQNIPNELIDAARIDGCSETRILWSVVVPLSRPAMATMAIFYAVFHWNTYQSALYYLNDRALYPLQLRLRELIVSDDISIDPNASQFADLAAQSPEGIKMATVIVATLPILLVYPLLQKHFIKGMLIGSVKS; translated from the coding sequence ATGCCGCGCAAGCCTACTCCCGCCTACCGGGTGTTTCAATTCGCCAACCTCGTGTTCCTGACGCTGCTCGCGGCGACCATGTTCCTGCCGTACCTGAACGTGCTCGCCAAATCACTGAGCAGCGCGAACGCCGTCGAAGCGGGCAAGGTCAACCTATGGCCGGTCGAGTTCTCCACGCTGAATTACCAGTACGTCATGCAGGACTTTACGATATGGCGGGCCTTCGGCGTAACGGTGCTCGTCACCGTCTGCGGAACGCTCATCAACCTGATCATGACTTCGTCGTTCGCTTATCCGCTGTCCCGGCCGGAATACGTCGGCCGCAAGTATTTGCTGCTGATGGTTCTGTTTACGATGATTTTCAGCGCGCCGCTTATTCCGACGTTTATCCTCATCAAGAAGCTGCATCTGATGAACACGCTGTGGGCGCTGATGATTCCGTCGGCGATCAGCGCCTTCAACTTCTTCGTGATGCGCTCGTTTTTCCAGAACATCCCGAACGAGCTGATCGACGCCGCCCGTATCGACGGCTGCTCGGAAACGCGCATCCTGTGGAGCGTCGTTGTGCCTTTGTCGCGTCCGGCGATGGCGACGATGGCGATCTTCTATGCGGTTTTTCATTGGAACACGTACCAGAGCGCCTTGTATTATTTGAATGACCGGGCGCTGTATCCGCTGCAACTGCGCCTGCGCGAGCTGATCGTCTCGGACGACATCAGCATCGACCCGAACGCTTCCCAGTTCGCCGACCTGGCGGCGCAATCGCCGGAGGGAATCAAAATGGCGACGGTGATCGTGGCGACGCTGCCGATCCTGCTGGTGTATCCGCTTCTTCAAAAGCACTTTATCAAAGGCATGCTGATCGGATCGGTCAAGTCGTAG
- a CDS encoding cold-shock protein: MQQGTVKWFNAEKGYGFISVEGGNDVFVHFSAITGEGFKTLDEGQRVEFNVVQGNRGPQAENVVKL, encoded by the coding sequence ATGCAACAAGGTACGGTCAAATGGTTTAACGCCGAAAAAGGCTACGGCTTCATCTCCGTAGAAGGCGGCAACGACGTATTCGTTCACTTCAGCGCGATCACCGGCGAAGGCTTCAAAACCCTCGACGAGGGCCAACGCGTGGAGTTTAACGTGGTTCAAGGCAACCGCGGCCCGCAAGCCGAAAACGTCGTCAAACTGTAA
- a CDS encoding heparinase II/III domain-containing protein, whose amino-acid sequence MNRHNASLESHRRMSWREREAAALRREIAPWLADFASNDTLVGYIVPEEPGGWWHQYVCPEHHVELLFDPAETSADVYRCPYGCELSGEPYRGAWLVFRHQQTARLALTAAALHAESGDAKEAELARRLIVAYARQFPRYPVHPDAQPWMLKGRAFHQALTEAIWATALIRAYLLLRDAGEAFEEEEQAAVDRFFGLLRGSMEEYRGILIDVKNNPENNYMAWLNAALAGLHAASGDEAGLRALIEGPGGWRHHLSVGVKPDQLEFEGSVYYHVFVLRAYLIFAEMAERFGIDLCAIEGGQGQSVRGMLDAAAAFADGNGELEAPHDGPYVRLPYVREIAEVYEIGYARFGEPAYVPVLEAAYRHIRSAVAGEGGAGEAAEAGASGEPELHRLRCGLEAMLYGRRDAASGAAGRPAAKSRLLPHSGFAALRRPDSELSAWIDFGGHGGSHGHDDKLHVSVRHRLGPVAPDPGMVPYGSPMRAEWYKTTACHNTVTVDCRSQAEHAGELLHYEDSPSETVVRARSAGAYPGCVIERELRLSAGGLTDITEVRLEADGLIEWRLHPAAEWSLLDESGAEAAWARADAGDAGASAWQGPLEAPIGLGAASGADAAAEWRLSLAVRSAGAGNGGALARVPLTLSAIPGAKLYRYEEPGTAEDPARRRYGLLIRVKGTSADIVASYAGAKYRPAGRNRV is encoded by the coding sequence ATGAATCGGCACAACGCTTCTCTCGAGTCGCATCGCCGGATGAGCTGGAGGGAGCGGGAAGCGGCTGCGCTGCGGCGGGAAATCGCGCCGTGGCTGGCCGATTTCGCTTCGAATGATACCCTGGTGGGGTATATTGTCCCTGAGGAGCCGGGCGGCTGGTGGCATCAGTATGTGTGTCCCGAGCATCATGTCGAGCTGTTGTTCGATCCGGCAGAGACGTCCGCGGACGTGTACCGGTGCCCGTACGGCTGCGAGTTGAGCGGCGAGCCGTACCGCGGCGCCTGGCTCGTGTTCCGCCACCAGCAGACGGCCCGGCTCGCGCTGACGGCCGCGGCGCTGCACGCGGAATCGGGGGACGCGAAGGAAGCGGAGCTGGCGCGGCGGCTGATCGTCGCGTACGCCAGGCAGTTCCCCCGTTATCCCGTGCATCCCGACGCACAGCCTTGGATGCTGAAGGGGCGGGCGTTTCACCAGGCGTTGACGGAGGCGATCTGGGCGACTGCCCTGATTCGCGCGTACCTGCTGCTGCGGGATGCCGGAGAGGCCTTCGAGGAAGAGGAGCAGGCGGCGGTCGACCGCTTTTTCGGCTTGCTTCGCGGCAGCATGGAGGAGTACCGCGGCATTCTGATCGACGTCAAGAACAACCCGGAGAACAACTACATGGCGTGGCTGAACGCGGCGCTGGCCGGCTTGCACGCGGCTTCGGGCGACGAGGCGGGTCTGCGCGCCCTGATCGAAGGGCCCGGCGGCTGGCGGCATCATTTGTCGGTCGGGGTCAAGCCCGACCAGCTCGAATTCGAGGGCAGCGTCTATTATCACGTGTTCGTGCTGCGGGCGTATCTGATCTTCGCCGAGATGGCCGAGCGGTTCGGGATCGACCTGTGCGCGATCGAAGGCGGGCAAGGCCAGAGCGTCCGGGGCATGCTGGACGCGGCGGCGGCGTTCGCGGACGGGAACGGTGAGCTGGAGGCGCCCCACGACGGGCCGTACGTTCGTCTCCCGTATGTCCGGGAGATCGCGGAGGTTTACGAGATCGGGTACGCCCGGTTTGGCGAGCCGGCTTACGTGCCCGTGCTGGAAGCGGCCTATCGGCATATCCGGTCGGCCGTAGCCGGCGAAGGGGGAGCGGGCGAAGCGGCTGAAGCGGGAGCGTCCGGCGAGCCTGAGCTGCACCGGCTGCGGTGCGGGCTGGAGGCCATGCTGTACGGCCGGCGGGACGCGGCATCCGGTGCGGCGGGCCGGCCGGCCGCGAAGTCCCGGCTGCTGCCGCACAGCGGGTTCGCGGCGCTGAGACGGCCGGATTCGGAGCTGTCGGCCTGGATCGACTTCGGCGGGCACGGCGGCTCCCACGGCCATGACGACAAGCTGCATGTATCGGTCCGCCACCGGCTGGGCCCGGTCGCCCCCGATCCCGGCATGGTCCCGTACGGGTCGCCGATGCGGGCGGAATGGTACAAGACTACCGCTTGCCACAACACGGTGACGGTGGACTGCCGTTCGCAGGCGGAGCATGCGGGGGAGCTGCTTCATTACGAGGACTCCCCGTCGGAGACGGTCGTCAGGGCGAGAAGCGCGGGAGCTTATCCGGGCTGCGTCATCGAGCGCGAGCTGCGGCTTAGCGCAGGCGGCTTGACGGACATTACGGAGGTGCGGCTGGAGGCGGACGGGCTCATCGAGTGGCGCTTGCACCCGGCGGCCGAATGGTCGCTGCTGGACGAGTCGGGCGCGGAAGCGGCATGGGCGCGGGCCGATGCCGGCGATGCGGGCGCTTCGGCCTGGCAGGGGCCGCTGGAGGCTCCGATCGGCCTGGGGGCTGCGTCCGGTGCGGACGCGGCGGCCGAGTGGCGGTTGTCGCTGGCCGTGCGATCCGCGGGCGCCGGGAACGGAGGGGCGTTGGCGCGGGTCCCGCTGACGTTGTCGGCGATCCCGGGCGCCAAGCTGTACCGGTACGAGGAACCGGGGACGGCGGAGGACCCGGCGCGCAGGCGGTACGGACTGTTGATTCGGGTGAAGGGAACAAGCGCCGATATCGTCGCGTCGTACGCCGGCGCCAAGTATAGACCAGCAGGGAGGAACCGAGTATGA
- a CDS encoding extracellular solute-binding protein: MKKKLSALLAGVLATGALAGCSSDSGGEKPADSAAASPGAAASQKPAEKTKFSISLRTLNFGYVERHANINEDKWVKQLEEKTNVDLEIRLVPHKDYEQKMVQMFATNDLPDVVQANGGVNGKELAGSVKAGVFMPLDDLLKEHGQDLLKKVPKEAWDKVTYKGKIYAIPEWLGNPSRRATWIRMDLLEKTGLPVPKTVDEYLNVLREFKKLGVKHPFMGREDFKYADTFFGAYDVFPYLSQFEKAGDKVQPKFMDTENMTKALQTYKTMFDEGLISQEFATINPTTFKNEIIAGKAGIWSMNANELLQWEQQLKANVPEAKLAIIPSPVGPDGKGGYYLYGASPRAYFINKNAKNAAEIVKFFNWMVSDEAEVFFSDGVKDPKTPEEVDEQRYLSAFLWLVQDTTYNRRILSASEAGKQLIQVYDTILANEGRDGIEFEPRLDSLSKNPDISPNSDTPPPLLVNHMVKMVYGKEPISDWPKVIDEWLSKGGSDVIKEATEKFNNNDGVTLPRR; the protein is encoded by the coding sequence ATGAAGAAGAAGTTATCGGCCCTGCTGGCCGGCGTACTGGCGACGGGCGCGCTGGCAGGCTGCTCGTCCGATTCCGGCGGGGAGAAACCCGCGGACAGCGCGGCGGCATCGCCGGGAGCGGCGGCATCTCAGAAGCCCGCGGAAAAAACGAAATTTTCCATCTCGCTCCGCACGCTGAATTTCGGTTATGTCGAAAGGCATGCGAATATCAACGAAGACAAATGGGTCAAGCAGCTTGAGGAAAAAACGAACGTCGACCTCGAGATCCGGCTTGTGCCCCACAAGGATTACGAGCAGAAGATGGTGCAGATGTTCGCGACGAACGACCTGCCGGACGTCGTGCAGGCGAACGGCGGCGTCAACGGCAAGGAGCTGGCCGGTTCGGTCAAGGCGGGCGTCTTCATGCCTCTGGACGATCTGCTGAAGGAACACGGACAGGATCTGCTGAAAAAAGTGCCGAAGGAAGCCTGGGACAAGGTGACCTATAAAGGCAAAATCTACGCGATTCCGGAATGGCTGGGCAACCCGTCCCGCCGCGCGACCTGGATTCGGATGGACCTGCTGGAGAAAACGGGATTGCCGGTTCCGAAGACGGTCGACGAATATTTGAACGTCCTGCGCGAATTCAAGAAGCTGGGCGTGAAGCATCCGTTTATGGGCCGCGAAGACTTCAAATACGCGGACACGTTCTTCGGCGCGTACGACGTCTTCCCGTATCTGAGCCAGTTCGAGAAAGCCGGCGACAAGGTCCAGCCGAAGTTCATGGACACCGAGAACATGACGAAGGCGCTGCAAACGTACAAAACGATGTTCGACGAAGGGCTGATCAGCCAGGAGTTCGCCACGATCAACCCGACGACGTTCAAAAACGAGATCATCGCCGGCAAAGCGGGCATCTGGTCGATGAACGCGAACGAGCTGCTTCAATGGGAGCAGCAGCTCAAGGCGAACGTGCCGGAAGCGAAGCTCGCCATCATCCCGTCGCCTGTCGGACCGGACGGCAAGGGGGGCTACTATCTGTACGGAGCGTCGCCGCGGGCGTACTTCATCAACAAAAACGCGAAAAACGCCGCCGAGATCGTCAAGTTCTTCAACTGGATGGTCAGCGACGAGGCGGAAGTGTTCTTCTCCGACGGCGTGAAAGACCCGAAGACGCCGGAGGAAGTCGACGAACAGCGCTACCTCAGCGCCTTCCTGTGGCTGGTGCAGGACACGACGTACAACCGCCGCATCCTGTCCGCATCCGAAGCAGGGAAGCAACTGATTCAAGTGTATGATACAATATTGGCAAACGAGGGCCGTGACGGCATCGAATTCGAGCCTCGTCTCGATTCGCTCTCGAAGAACCCGGACATCAGCCCGAACTCCGATACGCCTCCGCCGCTGCTCGTGAACCATATGGTTAAAATGGTCTACGGCAAAGAGCCGATCTCCGATTGGCCGAAGGTGATTGACGAATGGCTGTCCAAGGGCGGCAGCGATGTCATCAAGGAAGCGACGGAAAAATTCAACAACAACGACGGTGTCACATTGCCTCGTCGGTAA
- a CDS encoding cache domain-containing sensor histidine kinase: protein MKKTLFRQLFVYFLVVIAISLGAVLVFSYGSASGQLDRQTETYVAQVIENASKQTDMYLQTYERASISMLSNDAVKRFLDMDPADTYRYFELSQQIRRYAYEPVFILHPQIQLLYVLGFHGRAVVADNQNPGVLSRFDAQRQLERMRRIVPPDGSVAVLNGTLRDEPVSGVVTVARQIRGVSSYDTAGVLGIELKIDELERLWTPVNIGEGSSFLIYDSQGKLVYASNAELAGRVPEALRERLQGEGASSRVKRVGEREYLWVPRVSDFSGWTLVMALPYDELQRPVSTLRRTTMAVAVAALALALLLAYRFGRSLLKPIRQLRESMKETEKGNWQLIERVEREDEIGHLMRSYNRMVDRLSEMIARVYEAELENRNALLALQATRLERQQAEFQALQLQINPHFLYNTLETINCYAIVEENEHIAEVVEAMAFMLRYSIQTKLEEITVANELNHVRNFLIILKHRIGREFELDVTVPPSLLLAKMVRLTLQPIVENAFQHAFPDGLEPHHRIAVHAEMSEDRFTVMVEDNGAGMTPERLERIRERLASGRLADSQEDGVYHRGGIGLLNVHRRIQLVFGEGYGLEIDSELGRGTRIQMHMPFHVITRWGRSE from the coding sequence ATGAAAAAAACGCTGTTTCGGCAATTGTTCGTTTATTTTCTCGTGGTTATCGCCATTTCGCTGGGCGCCGTTCTCGTATTCTCCTACGGCAGCGCGTCGGGACAACTGGACAGACAGACGGAGACGTATGTCGCGCAGGTGATCGAGAACGCTTCCAAACAGACCGATATGTACTTGCAGACGTACGAGCGGGCGAGCATCTCGATGCTGTCGAACGACGCCGTCAAGCGGTTCCTGGATATGGACCCGGCGGATACGTACCGGTATTTCGAGTTGTCGCAGCAGATTCGCCGCTACGCCTACGAGCCGGTGTTTATCCTGCATCCGCAGATTCAATTGCTGTACGTGTTGGGCTTTCACGGCCGCGCGGTCGTCGCGGACAATCAGAATCCCGGCGTCCTGTCCAGGTTCGACGCACAGAGACAACTGGAACGGATGCGCCGGATCGTCCCGCCCGACGGCAGCGTCGCGGTGCTGAACGGCACCCTTCGCGACGAACCGGTGTCCGGCGTCGTGACCGTCGCCCGCCAGATTCGCGGCGTATCCTCGTACGATACGGCCGGCGTGCTCGGCATCGAGCTGAAAATCGACGAGCTGGAGCGGTTGTGGACGCCGGTCAACATCGGCGAAGGCAGCTCGTTCCTCATATATGACAGCCAAGGCAAGCTCGTCTACGCTTCGAACGCCGAGCTGGCCGGCCGCGTGCCGGAAGCGCTCCGCGAGCGGCTTCAGGGCGAGGGCGCTTCGTCGCGGGTGAAGCGGGTCGGAGAGCGCGAGTATCTGTGGGTGCCGCGCGTGTCGGATTTTTCCGGATGGACGCTGGTGATGGCGCTTCCTTACGACGAGCTGCAGCGGCCCGTATCGACGCTTCGGCGCACGACGATGGCGGTCGCGGTCGCGGCGCTCGCTCTGGCGCTGCTGCTGGCTTACCGGTTCGGACGGTCGCTCCTGAAGCCGATCCGTCAACTGCGGGAAAGCATGAAGGAGACGGAGAAGGGGAATTGGCAACTGATCGAGCGGGTGGAGCGCGAGGACGAGATCGGCCACTTGATGCGCAGCTACAACCGGATGGTCGACCGGCTGTCCGAGATGATCGCCCGCGTGTACGAGGCGGAGCTGGAGAACCGCAACGCGCTGCTGGCGCTGCAGGCCACCCGGCTGGAACGGCAGCAAGCGGAATTTCAGGCGCTGCAGCTGCAGATCAACCCGCACTTCCTGTACAACACGCTGGAGACGATCAACTGCTACGCGATCGTGGAGGAGAACGAGCACATCGCCGAGGTGGTCGAAGCGATGGCGTTTATGCTCCGGTACTCGATCCAGACGAAGCTGGAGGAGATTACGGTCGCGAACGAGCTGAATCACGTGCGCAACTTTCTGATTATCCTCAAGCACCGGATCGGCCGGGAGTTCGAGCTCGACGTCACGGTTCCGCCGTCGCTGCTGCTGGCCAAGATGGTGCGCCTGACGCTTCAGCCGATCGTGGAGAACGCGTTCCAGCATGCGTTCCCGGACGGATTGGAGCCGCATCACCGGATCGCGGTGCACGCGGAGATGAGCGAAGACCGGTTTACGGTTATGGTCGAAGACAACGGCGCCGGCATGACGCCGGAACGGCTTGAGCGGATTCGGGAGCGCCTGGCGTCCGGACGGTTGGCGGACTCGCAGGAGGACGGCGTCTACCATCGCGGCGGAATCGGGCTGCTGAACGTTCACCGGCGCATCCAGCTCGTATTCGGCGAAGGCTACGGGTTGGAGATCGACAGCGAACTCGGACGGGGTACGCGCATTCAGATGCATATGCCATTTCACGTAATCACAAGATGGGGGAGATCCGAATGA
- a CDS encoding SDR family NAD(P)-dependent oxidoreductase: MSQIQGINLQGTVALVTGASGGIGKATAIALAAAGAKVAVNYNRNEAGAREAVETIRAAGGQAEAFQADVTSLADIERLVSATEAAFGAPIGILVNNAGDMIRREANAVISEELYDRVMDLNLKSTVFVTKAVLPGMKRLGGGAIINMSSLAAVNGGGPGSSVYAASKAAVVAYSKGLAKELAGTGIRVNCVSPGFIGGTSFHATHTSEAARAATVGSIPLGREGKPEDVANVILFLASPLAGYLHGETIEINGGLYMR; this comes from the coding sequence ATGAGTCAGATTCAAGGAATCAACTTGCAGGGGACGGTTGCGCTGGTGACGGGGGCAAGCGGCGGCATCGGCAAGGCGACGGCGATTGCGCTGGCGGCGGCCGGAGCGAAGGTTGCGGTCAACTACAACCGGAACGAGGCGGGCGCCCGCGAGGCGGTCGAGACGATCCGGGCGGCCGGCGGGCAAGCGGAGGCGTTCCAGGCGGACGTCACGTCGCTGGCCGACATCGAGCGGCTGGTGTCGGCGACGGAAGCGGCTTTCGGCGCGCCGATCGGCATCCTCGTCAATAACGCCGGGGATATGATCCGCCGCGAGGCGAACGCCGTGATCTCCGAGGAGCTGTACGACCGCGTGATGGATCTGAACCTGAAAAGCACGGTGTTCGTGACCAAGGCGGTACTGCCGGGAATGAAACGGCTGGGCGGCGGAGCGATCATCAACATGTCCTCGCTGGCGGCCGTCAACGGCGGCGGGCCGGGGTCGTCGGTCTATGCGGCGTCCAAAGCGGCGGTTGTCGCGTACAGCAAAGGGCTGGCGAAGGAGCTCGCGGGAACGGGCATCCGCGTGAACTGCGTATCGCCGGGATTCATCGGCGGCACGTCGTTCCATGCGACGCATACGTCGGAGGCGGCCCGCGCGGCGACCGTCGGCTCCATTCCGCTGGGACGCGAAGGGAAGCCGGAAGACGTCGCGAATGTCATCCTGTTCCTGGCTTCGCCGCTGGCGGGTTATCTCCACGGCGAGACGATCGAGATCAACGGAGGCTTGTACATGCGATGA
- a CDS encoding response regulator transcription factor, translating to MHVLVVDDEPMICKGLAKLLRQADERIQSVETADNGETAMRRIEERRPDIVFTDIRMPRMDGLQLCGLLFERYPDVQLVVVSGYSDFEYAKRCMSYGAKDYILKPINRKQVQETVAKLIRESDRRLSSQAYVSPRSIEEKVSRLASAWSALRAAEVQRLLEDWSRAIAEYPLGEGKRIELVSEIDAMFRGRMQLREGQPAPADIDYAACPSWTEAFGRFGGELMLSLEREAERRRDRSKHPVDLAKRYIDEHLAEEITLDEVAEVLGLNASYFSQLFKQVTGETFIHYRIRRRMEKAKRLLADPERRITDISFEVGYADHPHFTKTFKKMTGLSPTEYRISLGIRE from the coding sequence ATGCACGTACTGGTCGTTGACGACGAACCGATGATCTGCAAGGGACTGGCCAAGCTTCTGCGCCAGGCGGACGAACGCATTCAATCGGTCGAGACGGCGGATAACGGGGAAACGGCGATGCGGCGAATCGAGGAGCGCAGGCCGGATATCGTGTTCACGGATATCCGCATGCCCCGCATGGACGGCTTGCAGTTGTGCGGCCTGCTGTTCGAGCGTTATCCCGATGTCCAGCTCGTCGTCGTGTCCGGCTATTCGGATTTCGAATACGCCAAGCGGTGCATGTCGTACGGGGCGAAGGACTACATCCTCAAGCCGATCAACCGCAAGCAGGTGCAGGAGACGGTCGCGAAGCTGATCCGGGAGAGCGACCGCCGGCTCTCTTCGCAGGCGTACGTCTCGCCCCGAAGCATCGAGGAGAAGGTCAGCCGGCTCGCGTCGGCGTGGTCCGCGCTTCGGGCGGCCGAGGTGCAGCGGCTGCTGGAGGACTGGAGCCGCGCCATCGCCGAATACCCGCTGGGCGAGGGCAAACGCATCGAGCTCGTCTCGGAGATCGACGCCATGTTTCGCGGGCGGATGCAGCTCCGGGAAGGCCAGCCGGCCCCGGCCGATATCGATTATGCGGCCTGCCCGAGCTGGACGGAGGCGTTCGGCCGGTTCGGCGGCGAGCTGATGCTGTCGCTGGAGCGCGAAGCCGAGCGGCGGCGCGACAGGTCCAAGCATCCGGTAGACCTGGCGAAGCGGTATATCGACGAGCATCTGGCCGAGGAGATTACGCTCGACGAGGTCGCCGAGGTGCTCGGGCTGAACGCTTCGTATTTCAGCCAGCTGTTCAAGCAGGTGACCGGCGAGACGTTTATCCATTACCGCATCCGCCGCCGCATGGAGAAAGCGAAACGGCTGCTGGCCGACCCCGAACGCCGGATCACGGACATCTCGTTTGAGGTCGGGTATGCCGACCACCCGCATTTTACGAAGACGTTCAAAAAAATGACGGGGCTGTCGCCGACCGAATACCGGATAAGCCTGGGGATTCGGGAATGA
- a CDS encoding ABC transporter permease → MPRQSTTTAATVSAPARQRRSELWRFMWKYKALYLISIPGALYFIIFKYVPLLGIVMAFQDYNLFAGFLGSEWVGLEHFRYMFEHADFLRILKNTMLLGFYDIVFGFPAPIVLALLLNEVRLVLYKRLLQTVVYLPHFLSWVIISGIAVGILSPESGFLNKVLGWFGIGPIYFLGEESMIRSILVGSGIWRDVGWGTIIYLAAIAGIHPDLYEAAEMDGANRWRQTLSITVPAILPTITILFLLRIGDFLDFGFERVWVFLNPLNQNNGEILDTFIYRVGLLSQQYSYTTAIGLFKSVVGLTLLVIANSLSRKATGESLY, encoded by the coding sequence ATGCCGCGCCAATCGACGACGACGGCCGCAACGGTCTCCGCCCCTGCCCGGCAGCGCCGTTCGGAACTGTGGCGGTTTATGTGGAAGTACAAGGCGCTTTATCTCATCTCGATTCCGGGGGCTCTTTACTTCATCATCTTCAAGTACGTGCCCCTGCTGGGCATCGTGATGGCTTTCCAGGACTATAACCTGTTTGCGGGATTCCTGGGCAGCGAGTGGGTCGGCCTCGAACATTTCCGCTATATGTTCGAGCACGCCGATTTCCTGCGCATTCTGAAAAATACGATGCTGCTCGGCTTTTACGACATTGTCTTCGGCTTTCCTGCGCCGATCGTCCTGGCCTTGCTGCTGAACGAAGTGAGGCTGGTGCTGTACAAGCGGCTGCTGCAGACGGTCGTCTACCTGCCGCATTTCCTGTCGTGGGTCATCATCAGCGGGATCGCGGTCGGCATCCTGTCCCCGGAGAGCGGCTTCCTGAACAAGGTTCTCGGTTGGTTCGGCATCGGGCCGATCTATTTCCTCGGCGAGGAGTCCATGATCCGCTCGATTCTTGTCGGCTCGGGCATCTGGCGCGATGTGGGCTGGGGGACGATCATCTATCTCGCAGCGATCGCGGGCATCCATCCGGACTTGTACGAGGCGGCCGAGATGGACGGGGCGAACCGCTGGAGACAGACGCTGTCGATCACCGTGCCCGCCATTTTGCCGACGATCACGATTTTGTTCCTGCTGCGCATCGGCGATTTTCTCGACTTCGGCTTCGAACGGGTGTGGGTGTTCCTCAATCCGCTCAACCAGAACAACGGCGAAATTCTCGACACGTTTATTTACCGGGTCGGTCTGCTGAGCCAGCAGTACAGCTACACGACCGCGATCGGCTTGTTCAAATCGGTTGTCGGCCTGACGCTGCTCGTCATCGCCAACTCGCTGAGCAGAAAGGCGACGGGCGAAAGCTTGTACTGA